One part of the Aurantibacillus circumpalustris genome encodes these proteins:
- a CDS encoding chorismate mutase has translation MQFEPLNTWLPEVASPLIIAGPCGAESFDQLMRTAKELKETNKISLFRAGVWKPRTRPNAFEGRGEEALKWLVEVKKEFGFKITVEVANAHHTELALKYGIDVLWIGARTTVNPFSVQEIADVLMGTNTPVMVKNPIHADLQLWLGAIERVYNSGITKIAAIHRGFHFYGKTKYRNKPLWQVPIELRTLFPGLPIICDPSHISGNHELISSVAQKALDLGMNGLMIESHYDPSIALSDAEQQLTPKKLDELISNLVLRKQSSDDPETTDKLLELRKIIDEIDDELMNVLKKRIQIIEEIGAYKKEHDITIFQLERWQEILRTRGQWADKMGISRQHIEKICQLLHEESIRIQNGLMNS, from the coding sequence ATGCAGTTTGAACCCCTAAATACCTGGTTACCGGAAGTGGCTAGCCCTTTAATAATAGCAGGACCTTGTGGTGCCGAGAGTTTTGACCAATTAATGCGCACTGCAAAGGAGTTAAAAGAGACAAACAAGATTTCTTTGTTCAGAGCAGGAGTTTGGAAACCGCGAACACGTCCAAATGCCTTTGAAGGCAGAGGAGAAGAGGCCTTAAAATGGTTGGTTGAGGTAAAAAAAGAATTTGGGTTTAAAATAACGGTTGAAGTGGCGAATGCGCATCACACTGAATTAGCGCTCAAATATGGCATAGATGTGTTGTGGATTGGCGCGCGCACTACCGTAAACCCATTTAGTGTTCAGGAAATTGCAGATGTTTTAATGGGAACAAATACGCCAGTGATGGTGAAAAACCCCATTCACGCGGACCTGCAATTGTGGCTGGGAGCCATTGAACGTGTTTATAATAGTGGCATTACAAAAATTGCCGCGATTCACCGAGGTTTTCACTTTTATGGGAAAACGAAATACAGAAACAAACCACTGTGGCAAGTGCCTATTGAGTTGCGCACACTATTTCCGGGCTTGCCAATTATTTGTGATCCAAGCCATATTAGTGGGAATCATGAATTGATTTCTTCTGTGGCTCAAAAGGCTTTAGATTTAGGAATGAATGGTTTGATGATTGAGTCGCATTATGATCCCTCAATTGCATTGAGTGACGCTGAACAACAGCTCACACCAAAAAAATTGGATGAATTAATTTCAAATCTTGTTTTGCGTAAACAAAGTTCTGACGATCCCGAAACAACAGATAAGTTGTTAGAGTTGCGCAAAATAATTGATGAGATTGATGATGAGTTAATGAATGTTCTGAAAAAAAGAATACAGATTATAGAAGAGATTGGCGCTTATAAAAAGGAACATGATATTACTATTTTTCAATTAGAACGTTGGCAAGAGATTTTGAGAACGCGCGGTCAATGGGCTGATAAAATGGGTATTTCGAGACAACACATCGAAAAAATTTGTCAGTTGTTACATGAAGAAAGTATTCGCATACAAAATGGCTTGATGAATTCTTAA
- a CDS encoding SIR2 family NAD-dependent protein deacylase, with product MPKRKKLVVFTGAGISAESGIKTFRDSGGLWEEYRIEDVATFDAWEKNQELVLNFYNERRKQLLNAQPNGAHLLIADLQKKFDVQVITQNVDNLHERAGSENVLHLHGELMKARSTVDENLIYDLKTTDIKAGDLCEKGSQLRPHIVWFGELVPSMDTANLIAQQSDLFVVIGTSLNVYPAAGVINFVSPYVPTWLLDPGDFNLDYIRELKHIKKTAVNGSDDLRRELMKHL from the coding sequence ATGCCAAAAAGAAAGAAGTTAGTTGTATTTACTGGGGCGGGGATCAGTGCAGAAAGTGGAATTAAGACGTTCAGGGATTCGGGAGGATTGTGGGAAGAGTACCGTATAGAAGACGTTGCCACGTTTGATGCTTGGGAGAAAAATCAAGAGTTGGTTCTTAATTTTTACAATGAGCGCCGCAAACAACTACTAAATGCGCAACCAAATGGAGCACATCTTTTAATCGCAGACTTACAAAAAAAATTCGACGTTCAGGTTATTACTCAAAATGTAGATAATCTTCATGAACGCGCAGGAAGTGAGAACGTTTTACATTTGCACGGTGAGTTAATGAAAGCGCGTAGCACCGTAGATGAAAATTTAATATACGATCTTAAAACAACGGATATTAAAGCAGGTGATTTATGTGAAAAAGGTTCGCAATTGCGGCCGCACATTGTATGGTTCGGTGAACTTGTACCTTCTATGGATACGGCGAATCTTATAGCCCAACAATCAGATCTGTTTGTGGTGATTGGAACCTCTTTAAATGTTTATCCAGCTGCCGGGGTTATTAATTTTGTTTCTCCTTATGTACCAACGTGGCTTTTAGATCCGGGAGACTTTAATCTCGATTATATCAGAGAATTAAAACACATAAAAAAAACGGCTGTTAATGGCTCTGATGATTTAAGGAGAGAGTTGATGAAACACCTTTAA